One window of Botrimarina mediterranea genomic DNA carries:
- a CDS encoding FliI/YscN family ATPase, whose translation MDDLAIVAQAQPTGMVGSVVETTGLLATVADLAAPVGSVVTIGARTRFDRGAVEGEVVGFRGRLTMVSPLGSLTGIRRGQPVRLVQTQRRLAVGDALLGRVVNANGEPIDGRARPALPHRVEINRTPHPALDRPPIKTMLPTGVRAIDAMLTCGRGQRLGVFAGSGVGKSTLLGMMTRYTAADVVVIGLVGERGREVNEFLERDLGPEGRQKSVVVVATSDEPAPMRLRAASTATSIAEHFRDQGRDVLLLVDSLTRTALASRELGLAAGEPPTTRGFPPSTFALLPKIVERAGCTSRGSITAFYSVLVEGDDSDEPIADCVRGLLDGHVWLSRKIAARGHFPAIDVNQSISRLMSEITPTQQQAAAQVVRRLLSALSENADLISIGAYRRGADPIVDAAIELRSEIDALLQQKVSEPSAPEQAIAALIQLANKAANVGAKPRPAAPAPMTTAQRK comes from the coding sequence ATGGACGACCTAGCGATCGTCGCCCAAGCGCAGCCGACCGGCATGGTCGGGAGCGTCGTCGAGACGACCGGCCTCTTGGCCACGGTCGCCGACCTCGCTGCGCCGGTGGGCTCGGTCGTGACGATTGGCGCGCGGACACGTTTCGACCGTGGCGCCGTCGAGGGGGAAGTGGTTGGCTTCCGTGGCCGGCTGACGATGGTGTCGCCACTCGGCAGCCTCACCGGCATTCGACGCGGACAGCCCGTGCGGCTCGTCCAAACACAGCGTCGCCTTGCGGTTGGTGACGCGCTCCTAGGGCGCGTCGTCAACGCCAACGGCGAGCCTATCGACGGTCGCGCGCGACCCGCCCTGCCCCACCGTGTCGAGATCAACCGGACGCCTCACCCGGCGCTCGACCGCCCGCCGATCAAGACCATGCTGCCAACCGGCGTGCGGGCGATCGACGCCATGCTCACTTGCGGCCGCGGTCAGCGACTTGGCGTCTTTGCCGGCTCGGGAGTCGGCAAGAGCACGCTCCTGGGCATGATGACGCGATATACCGCCGCCGACGTTGTTGTCATCGGATTAGTGGGCGAACGTGGCCGCGAAGTGAACGAGTTCCTCGAACGCGACCTCGGTCCCGAAGGACGGCAAAAGAGCGTCGTCGTTGTCGCCACGAGCGACGAGCCGGCTCCGATGCGGCTACGGGCGGCTTCGACAGCGACCTCGATTGCCGAGCATTTCCGCGACCAAGGACGTGACGTGTTGCTGCTCGTCGATTCCCTGACACGCACGGCGTTAGCCAGCCGAGAGCTTGGCCTCGCCGCTGGCGAGCCGCCAACAACGCGCGGCTTCCCGCCCTCGACCTTCGCACTACTCCCCAAGATTGTCGAGCGCGCCGGCTGCACCAGCCGCGGCAGCATCACGGCGTTCTACTCGGTCCTCGTCGAAGGCGACGACTCCGACGAACCGATCGCCGACTGCGTGCGTGGCCTACTCGACGGGCACGTCTGGCTGAGCCGTAAGATCGCCGCTCGGGGGCATTTCCCGGCGATCGACGTCAATCAGAGCATCAGCCGCTTGATGTCCGAGATCACGCCTACGCAGCAACAGGCCGCTGCGCAGGTTGTACGACGACTACTTTCGGCCCTGAGCGAGAACGCCGACTTGATTTCAATCGGGGCCTACCGACGCGGCGCCGATCCGATTGTTGACGCAGCGATCGAGTTGCGTAGCGAGATCGACGCTTTGCTCCAGCAGAAGGTCAGTGAGCCATCGGCTCCCGAGCAGGCCATCGCCGCGCTGATTCAACTCGCCAACAAGGCCGCGAACGTCGGCGCCAAGCCGCGCCCCGCCGCGCCGGCGCCGATGACGACAGCCCAACGTAAATAG
- the fliJ gene encoding flagellar export protein FliJ, producing MARPFRLQTVARLREERRDAARAQLADALRAAEVLEDKRQDLARLFDELLEARRHAASRADTSWLMSAGRYELVLRADEKTLNANIAAVEQEIDRRRQHIAEADRDLRAIEVLRERAELEAKREAARREAKVLDEFASRAAYVTHADVDGLTQAF from the coding sequence GTGGCCCGTCCCTTCCGACTGCAAACCGTCGCCCGACTACGGGAAGAGCGTCGCGACGCCGCGCGTGCGCAGTTGGCCGACGCCTTGCGGGCGGCGGAAGTGCTCGAGGACAAGAGGCAAGATCTAGCAAGGCTGTTCGATGAGTTGCTCGAAGCCCGCCGCCACGCCGCTTCGAGAGCCGACACCAGCTGGCTGATGAGCGCAGGGCGTTACGAGCTGGTGTTGCGGGCCGACGAGAAGACCCTCAACGCCAATATCGCCGCCGTGGAACAAGAAATCGATCGCCGCCGTCAGCATATAGCCGAGGCCGACCGCGATCTGCGAGCCATTGAAGTACTGAGAGAACGCGCTGAGCTAGAAGCTAAGAGGGAAGCCGCTCGACGAGAAGCCAAGGTTCTTGACGAGTTCGCGTCCCGGGCCGCGTACGTCACCCACGCCGATGTCGACGGACTCACCCAGGCGTTCTGA